The Pseudomonas allokribbensis genome has a window encoding:
- a CDS encoding sigma-54-dependent transcriptional regulator codes for MNNDLSVLIVEDDPHVLLGCQQALTLEDIPCIGVGSAEEALERVGDNFAGIVISDIRLPGIDGLELLTRLKQRDRSLPVVLITGHGDISMAVGAMQKGAYDFMEKPFSPERLVDVARRALEQRSLAREVTSLRRQLAERDSLEGRIIGRSPAMQNLRELIANVADTSANVLIEGETGTGKELVARCLHDFSRRHTKQFVALNCGGLPENLFESEIFGHEANAFTGAGKRRIGKIEHADGGTLFLDEVESMPLPLQIKLLRVLQERTLERLGSNQSVAVDCRVIAATKSDLDESSKAGEFRSDLYYRLNVVTLELPPLRERREDILQLFEHFTQQSALRFDRALPELDNQTLSSLMSHDWPGNVRELRNVAERFALGLPAFKKSGAGSGGQGLAFAEAVEAFERNLLSDALQRSGGNLTQASLELGMAKTTLFDKVKKYGLSH; via the coding sequence ATGAACAACGACCTTAGTGTGCTGATCGTCGAAGACGATCCCCATGTGCTGCTCGGCTGCCAGCAGGCCCTGACCCTGGAAGACATTCCCTGCATCGGCGTCGGCAGTGCCGAAGAAGCGCTGGAGCGGGTCGGCGACAATTTCGCCGGCATCGTCATCAGTGACATTCGCCTGCCCGGCATCGATGGCCTGGAACTGTTGACCCGTCTCAAGCAACGCGACCGCAGCCTGCCGGTGGTGCTGATCACCGGTCACGGCGACATCTCCATGGCGGTCGGCGCGATGCAGAAAGGCGCCTACGACTTCATGGAAAAACCGTTCTCCCCGGAACGGCTGGTGGACGTCGCCCGGCGTGCGCTGGAGCAACGCAGCCTGGCTCGCGAAGTCACATCCCTGCGTCGGCAACTGGCCGAGCGCGACTCCCTTGAAGGACGGATCATCGGTCGCTCGCCTGCGATGCAGAACCTGCGCGAACTGATCGCCAATGTCGCCGACACCTCGGCCAACGTGTTGATCGAAGGCGAAACCGGTACTGGCAAGGAACTGGTCGCCCGTTGCCTGCACGACTTCAGTCGCCGCCACACCAAACAATTCGTCGCGCTGAACTGCGGCGGCCTGCCGGAAAACCTGTTCGAAAGCGAAATCTTCGGCCACGAGGCCAACGCCTTCACCGGCGCCGGCAAGCGGCGGATCGGCAAGATCGAACACGCCGACGGCGGCACGCTGTTCCTCGATGAAGTGGAAAGCATGCCGCTGCCACTGCAGATCAAACTGCTGCGGGTGTTGCAGGAACGCACCCTCGAACGCCTCGGTTCGAACCAGAGCGTGGCGGTGGATTGCCGGGTGATCGCGGCGACCAAGTCGGATCTCGACGAATCGAGCAAGGCCGGTGAATTCCGCAGCGACTTGTACTACCGCCTCAACGTGGTGACGCTGGAGCTGCCGCCCCTGCGCGAGCGCCGCGAAGACATTCTGCAACTGTTCGAACACTTCACCCAGCAATCGGCCCTGCGCTTCGACCGCGCGCTGCCGGAGCTGGACAACCAGACCCTGTCCAGCCTGATGAGCCACGACTGGCCGGGCAACGTGCGTGAATTGCGCAACGTCGCCGAACGCTTCGCGCTTGGTTTGCCGGCGTTCAAGAAGTCCGGTGCCGGCAGTGGCGGCCAGGGCCTGGCGTTCGCCGAAGCGGTCGAAGCGTTCGAACGCAACCTGCTCAGCGATGCCTTGCAACGCAGCGGCGGCAACCTGACCCAGGCCAGCCTCGAACTGGGCATGGCCAAGACCACGCTGTTCGACAAAGTGAAAAAATACGGCCTGAGCCATTAA
- a CDS encoding GlpM family protein yields the protein MFKAMIGAAVVVILAMLAKTKNYYIAGLVPLFPTFALIAHYIVGKGRSVDDLKTTIVFGMWSIIPYFVYLATLYVMVDRMRLEASLAVAAVAWLMAATVLVSVWVRLHA from the coding sequence ATTTTCAAGGCAATGATCGGTGCGGCGGTGGTGGTGATCCTCGCCATGCTGGCCAAGACCAAAAACTACTACATCGCCGGCCTGGTGCCGCTGTTTCCGACCTTCGCCCTGATCGCCCATTACATCGTCGGCAAGGGACGCTCGGTCGACGACCTGAAGACCACCATCGTGTTCGGCATGTGGTCGATCATTCCGTACTTCGTGTACCTGGCGACGCTGTACGTGATGGTTGACCGGATGCGTCTGGAAGCTTCACTGGCCGTGGCGGCTGTCGCGTGGCTGATGGCGGCGACGGTACTGGTCAGCGTCTGGGTACGTCTGCACGCCTGA
- a CDS encoding arginase, translating into MNILDLDHSLTGQASIMQLLDSGRAQRLDLLDLGPKLRLWSSERTFRRFTERLRERPRHSGPAPEIFFVGSGDYHHLTPAFLTDLPEPVSLIHFDNHPDWVHFAPRRHCGSWVNQALKLPNIERIVTLGPCSDDLQNPQIKGGNLGALKRGVLQLFPWQHPPSKVWGRVGDGAGHQQQENLLHWHNLADQDWTAFLERMIASLPTKAVWITIDKDVLASEDAATNWDQGQMRLSHLLQAIRSLAASKRIIGIDICGEFARPAFSNAFKRWEAKSDQPPAERWSETDLLRNSATNQALIELFEELFP; encoded by the coding sequence TTGAACATTTTAGATCTCGACCACAGCCTGACCGGCCAGGCGTCCATCATGCAGCTGCTCGACAGCGGCCGCGCCCAACGCCTGGACCTGCTCGACCTCGGCCCGAAACTGCGGCTCTGGTCCAGCGAACGGACCTTTCGCCGCTTTACCGAACGCCTGCGTGAGCGGCCCCGGCACAGCGGCCCTGCACCGGAAATCTTCTTCGTCGGCTCCGGCGACTATCACCATCTGACGCCGGCCTTCCTGACTGACCTGCCCGAGCCGGTAAGCCTGATCCACTTCGACAATCATCCCGACTGGGTTCACTTTGCCCCCCGTCGCCACTGCGGCTCGTGGGTCAATCAGGCCCTGAAACTGCCAAACATCGAACGTATCGTCACCCTCGGTCCGTGCAGCGACGATCTGCAAAATCCTCAGATCAAGGGCGGCAATCTCGGTGCCCTGAAACGCGGTGTGTTGCAGCTGTTCCCGTGGCAGCACCCGCCGTCGAAAGTCTGGGGCCGGGTCGGCGATGGCGCCGGTCATCAGCAACAGGAAAACCTGCTGCACTGGCACAACCTGGCCGATCAGGACTGGACGGCGTTTCTCGAGCGGATGATCGCCAGCCTTCCTACCAAAGCCGTGTGGATCACCATCGACAAGGACGTACTGGCCAGCGAAGACGCCGCGACCAATTGGGATCAGGGCCAGATGCGCCTGAGCCACTTGCTCCAGGCGATCCGCAGCCTGGCCGCCAGCAAACGCATCATCGGCATCGACATCTGTGGCGAGTTCGCCCGCCCGGCCTTCAGCAACGCGTTCAAACGCTGGGAAGCCAAGTCCGACCAGCCGCCGGCCGAGCGCTGGAGCGAAACCGATCTGCTACGCAACTCGGCGACCAATCAAGCGTTGATCGAGTTGTTCGAGGAGCTGTTCCCATGA
- a CDS encoding EamA family transporter, protein MTLTVILLVAFSIVLDVIGQLCFKLGLDRLPELEGGFRLGAFWGQVFNAPLLWCGIGAYVIEFFVWLEALSRAPLSLLFPAAALAYCGVVLAGKLFLGETVSRRRWMGTLVITAGVMLVCVGHA, encoded by the coding sequence ATGACCTTGACCGTGATTTTGCTGGTGGCGTTTTCCATCGTGCTCGACGTGATCGGCCAGCTCTGTTTCAAACTCGGCCTGGACCGTTTGCCTGAGCTTGAGGGCGGTTTTCGGCTGGGGGCGTTCTGGGGGCAGGTGTTCAACGCACCGCTGCTGTGGTGCGGGATCGGCGCCTACGTGATCGAGTTTTTCGTCTGGCTCGAAGCGCTGTCCCGGGCGCCGCTGAGCCTGTTGTTTCCCGCCGCCGCGCTGGCGTATTGCGGCGTGGTGCTGGCCGGCAAGCTGTTCCTTGGCGAGACCGTCAGCCGCCGTCGCTGGATGGGCACACTGGTGATTACGGCGGGCGTGATGCTCGTGTGTGTCGGCCATGCCTGA
- a CDS encoding EamA family transporter, with protein sequence MDWLHGRLGTVVLWALLIILESGGQIATKVGGDQLGQMDFTLQWLLNVAQAPGVLLAIACYIGAFFVWMLILRRSSLSLAFPLSSLVFVGVLLGSWLGLGEQISVLHWVGVAVIMGGIALLAEGEEN encoded by the coding sequence ATGGATTGGCTTCACGGCCGTCTCGGCACCGTGGTGCTCTGGGCGTTGCTGATTATTCTGGAAAGTGGTGGGCAGATCGCGACCAAGGTCGGCGGCGATCAACTGGGGCAAATGGACTTCACCCTGCAATGGCTGCTCAACGTCGCTCAGGCACCCGGTGTGCTGTTGGCGATTGCCTGTTACATCGGTGCGTTCTTTGTCTGGATGCTGATTCTGCGACGCAGCAGCCTGTCCCTGGCGTTTCCACTCAGTTCGCTGGTGTTCGTCGGCGTGCTGCTGGGGTCGTGGCTGGGGCTGGGTGAGCAGATCAGCGTGCTGCACTGGGTGGGTGTGGCCGTGATCATGGGCGGCATTGCGCTGCTGGCCGAGGGCGAGGAAAACTGA
- a CDS encoding fatty acid desaturase family protein, which translates to MARPVYRLLAHSLWDLIPIALGLAHFAFVVWLVTAFHALSWWALLPLALGYAVSLSWSINSISHNQIHNAYFTPAWLNRAFDLLLSVTIGFSQTLYRDIHNRHHRGNSDRPGADGKTIDPLSIYQRGKDGQPENPWAYTFLSFFRDDPKPIYDEMRRKRPDDARWVKVEIGVTVAFYLGLAAYDWRAVLVLLPFWYLGQALSSLNGYYEHFGGNPDSPIAWGVSAYSPLYNLLWMNNGYHAEHHYRPKMHWTRVKVFHREIGEQQREAGVKDIPVAHGLGFLVAHRKD; encoded by the coding sequence ATGGCTCGCCCTGTTTATCGTCTGCTGGCTCACTCGCTGTGGGACCTGATTCCCATCGCCCTCGGCCTGGCCCATTTCGCTTTTGTCGTGTGGCTGGTCACAGCCTTTCATGCGCTGTCCTGGTGGGCGTTGCTGCCTTTGGCGCTGGGCTATGCGGTGAGCCTGTCGTGGAGCATCAACAGCATTTCCCACAACCAGATCCACAACGCCTACTTCACGCCGGCGTGGCTCAACCGCGCTTTTGACCTGCTGTTGTCGGTGACCATCGGTTTCTCCCAGACCCTCTACCGCGACATCCACAACCGCCATCACCGGGGTAATTCGGACCGGCCGGGGGCGGATGGCAAGACCATCGATCCGCTGTCGATCTACCAGCGGGGCAAGGACGGCCAGCCCGAGAATCCCTGGGCCTACACCTTTTTGAGTTTCTTTCGCGATGATCCCAAGCCGATCTACGACGAGATGCGTCGCAAGCGTCCCGACGATGCGCGCTGGGTCAAAGTGGAGATCGGCGTGACAGTGGCGTTTTACCTGGGGTTGGCTGCGTATGACTGGCGGGCGGTGCTGGTGTTGTTGCCGTTCTGGTATCTGGGTCAGGCGCTGTCATCGCTCAACGGCTACTACGAGCATTTTGGCGGCAACCCGGATTCGCCGATTGCCTGGGGCGTCAGCGCCTACAGCCCGCTCTACAACTTGTTGTGGATGAACAACGGCTATCACGCCGAGCATCACTATCGGCCGAAAATGCATTGGACCCGGGTCAAGGTGTTTCACCGGGAGATTGGCGAGCAGCAGCGGGAGGCGGGGGTGAAGGACATTCCGGTGGCCCATGGCCTCGGGTTTCTGGTGGCTCATCGCAAGGATTGA
- a CDS encoding MipA/OmpV family protein, with the protein MKRKTLLLLVALSAFSAGAMAQGITGEAGVGLGYQPHDPSGSRYETRPIPYLDLDWGDVSLSTDDGLTWSALKANGFSAGPYVNYLPGRTSNGELRGLRDVPDMAEAGGFVQYAPADFWRVFASVGQAIGGGGGQGGVLGRVGGEIGYPLGGGVIGSSNLTAHFANARQNNTFFGVSDKEALASGIRAYNAGGGLQNIALTQSFEFPIAPQWSLVASASWIHLTNSAADSSIVKSVGDTNQGEVQMAIAYKFK; encoded by the coding sequence ATGAAGAGGAAGACACTGCTTTTACTGGTGGCGCTGAGCGCTTTTTCAGCAGGCGCAATGGCGCAGGGGATTACCGGGGAGGCGGGCGTGGGCCTGGGTTATCAGCCTCATGATCCCAGCGGCAGCCGTTATGAAACCCGGCCGATACCGTATCTCGATCTGGACTGGGGCGATGTCAGCCTCAGCACCGACGATGGCCTGACCTGGAGCGCCTTGAAGGCCAACGGTTTCAGCGCCGGTCCGTATGTGAATTACCTGCCCGGCCGTACCTCCAACGGCGAATTGCGCGGGTTGCGCGATGTGCCCGACATGGCCGAGGCCGGTGGTTTCGTGCAGTACGCCCCGGCCGACTTCTGGCGGGTGTTCGCGTCCGTTGGCCAGGCCATCGGCGGTGGCGGCGGGCAGGGCGGCGTGCTCGGTCGGGTCGGTGGCGAGATCGGCTATCCACTGGGCGGCGGCGTGATCGGCAGCAGCAATCTGACCGCGCATTTCGCCAATGCCCGGCAAAACAACACGTTCTTCGGTGTCAGCGACAAGGAGGCCCTGGCCTCCGGCATCCGTGCGTACAACGCCGGCGGCGGCTTGCAGAATATTGCGCTGACCCAGAGTTTCGAGTTCCCTATCGCGCCTCAATGGTCGCTGGTGGCCAGCGCCAGCTGGATTCACCTGACGAACTCGGCGGCCGACAGCAGCATTGTCAAAAGCGTCGGCGATACCAATCAGGGCGAGGTGCAGATGGCGATCGCCTATAAATTCAAGTGA
- a CDS encoding HAD-IB family phosphatase translates to MIDWHIVCDFDGTITRTDVIDSILERFADPSWEVIENQWLAGEIGSRECLSRQLSLVKATPGQLLEFFDSIEIDPDFPDFVDHAIGLGASFEVVSDGIEQGIARILSRNYVTLLPILANRLRQLDHESWRIDFPYSSDACRAASGNCKCKSTPGNKRVLVIGDGQSDMCVSSTADFVFAKGRLAEYCERNAIPYARFDSFAELPALLALLPKASAANATSFNAEAFNSETFNTETQELFHHV, encoded by the coding sequence ATGATTGACTGGCATATCGTGTGTGATTTCGACGGGACCATCACCCGCACCGACGTGATCGACAGCATTCTCGAACGCTTCGCCGACCCGAGTTGGGAAGTGATCGAAAACCAGTGGCTGGCCGGTGAAATCGGTTCCCGTGAATGCCTCAGCCGCCAGCTCTCGCTGGTCAAGGCCACGCCCGGCCAATTGCTGGAATTCTTCGACAGCATCGAAATCGATCCGGACTTTCCCGACTTCGTCGACCACGCCATCGGCCTGGGCGCATCGTTCGAAGTGGTCAGCGACGGCATCGAACAAGGCATCGCGCGGATTCTTTCGCGCAACTACGTGACCCTGCTGCCGATCCTCGCCAACCGCCTGCGACAGCTGGATCACGAAAGCTGGCGCATCGACTTTCCGTATTCCAGCGATGCCTGCCGCGCGGCCTCCGGCAACTGCAAATGCAAATCCACGCCCGGCAACAAACGGGTGCTGGTGATCGGCGACGGCCAGTCCGACATGTGCGTGTCGTCCACCGCCGACTTCGTCTTCGCCAAGGGTCGCCTCGCCGAATACTGCGAACGCAACGCGATCCCTTACGCCCGCTTCGACAGCTTCGCTGAACTGCCGGCGCTGCTGGCCCTGCTGCCAAAGGCCAGCGCCGCCAACGCCACCTCTTTCAATGCCGAAGCTTTCAACTCGGAAACTTTCAATACAGAAACACAGGAACTCTTCCACCATGTCTGA
- a CDS encoding aspartate aminotransferase family protein has translation MSDIRIATAEDQILLEKEAKYCSYGDTVHYIEPPRIFSRCEGSYVWDTEDQAYLDLQMWYSAVNFGYANPRLNNALKQQIDTLPQIASQYLHKGKIELSEMIAVDAKKKFGLDGRVHFNVGGSQSIEDSLKVVRNASNGKSLMFAFEGGYHGRTLGASSITSSYRYRRRYGHFGERANFIPFPYHFRGPKGMTKEEYGSHCVQQFARLFETEYNGVWDPKVGQSEYAAFYVEPIQGTGGYVIPPMNFYSELKHVLDQHGILMVVDEIQMGFYRTGKLWSIEHFDVKPDVIVFGKALTNGLNPLGGIWAKEELINPKVFPPGSTHSTFASNPLGTAVGLEMFKMTSEVDYGAMVMAKGKYFLEGLQDLQKRYPIIGDVDGLGLALRCEICGPDGFTPDKATLDFMVEEGMKGDIEIDGRKLGLILDVGGYYKNVITLAPSLEISYPEIDLGIALLDRLLARAMKR, from the coding sequence ATGTCTGATATTCGAATTGCTACTGCGGAAGACCAGATTCTTCTGGAAAAAGAAGCCAAGTACTGCTCCTACGGCGACACCGTTCACTACATCGAACCGCCGCGCATTTTCAGCCGCTGCGAAGGCTCCTACGTCTGGGACACCGAAGACCAGGCCTACCTCGACCTGCAAATGTGGTACTCGGCGGTCAACTTCGGTTACGCCAACCCGCGCCTGAACAACGCGCTGAAACAGCAAATCGACACCCTGCCGCAGATCGCCAGCCAATACCTGCACAAAGGCAAGATCGAGCTCTCGGAAATGATCGCCGTGGACGCCAAGAAGAAGTTCGGCCTCGACGGTCGCGTGCACTTCAACGTCGGCGGTTCGCAGTCCATCGAGGACTCGCTGAAAGTCGTGCGTAACGCCAGCAACGGCAAAAGCCTGATGTTCGCCTTCGAGGGCGGTTACCACGGTCGTACCCTCGGCGCCTCGTCGATCACCTCCAGCTACCGCTATCGCCGCCGCTACGGCCACTTCGGCGAACGCGCCAACTTCATCCCGTTCCCGTACCACTTCCGCGGCCCGAAAGGCATGACCAAGGAAGAGTACGGCAGCCACTGCGTGCAGCAGTTCGCCCGTCTGTTCGAAACTGAATACAACGGTGTCTGGGACCCGAAAGTCGGCCAGAGCGAATACGCAGCGTTCTACGTCGAGCCGATCCAGGGCACCGGCGGCTACGTGATTCCACCGATGAACTTCTACAGCGAACTCAAGCATGTGCTGGACCAGCACGGCATCCTGATGGTGGTCGACGAAATCCAGATGGGCTTCTATCGCACCGGCAAGCTGTGGTCGATCGAACACTTCGACGTCAAACCGGACGTGATCGTCTTCGGCAAGGCACTGACCAACGGCCTCAACCCGCTGGGCGGCATCTGGGCCAAGGAAGAACTGATCAACCCGAAAGTCTTCCCGCCAGGCTCGACCCACTCCACCTTCGCCTCCAACCCGCTGGGCACCGCCGTGGGCCTGGAAATGTTCAAGATGACCAGCGAAGTCGACTACGGCGCGATGGTCATGGCCAAGGGCAAATACTTCCTTGAAGGCCTGCAGGACCTGCAGAAACGCTACCCGATCATCGGCGACGTCGATGGCCTGGGCCTGGCCCTGCGCTGCGAAATCTGCGGCCCGGACGGTTTCACTCCGGACAAGGCCACCCTGGACTTCATGGTCGAAGAAGGCATGAAAGGCGACATCGAGATCGACGGCCGCAAACTGGGCCTGATCCTCGACGTGGGCGGCTACTACAAGAACGTGATCACCCTCGCGCCATCGCTGGAAATCAGCTACCCGGAAATCGACCTGGGCATCGCCCTGCTCGACCGTCTGCTGGCCCGGGCGATGAAACGATGA
- a CDS encoding alpha/beta hydrolase — MNAAGIDLGEGDAGFVLGTGEVAVLLIHGLTGTPTELRRVAVGLAKAGCTVYVPTLAGHCGGNADLQATGWRDWYEGVRKTFVGIRRQHSKVFVGGLSMGAVMSMYVASEHPGQVAGLLMYSTTLKYDGWSIHKLAFLTPLLMKIPFGVHICKFEEKPPYGIKNERLRAIVERQMKEGHSSEAGLLTMEGVTVRELHRMNAVVRKRMPSITVPALVLHSIEDDITSRWNADYVERKLGGEVVKILLDDCYHMITVDLQYRRVVELSVQFIQNHRTDLPLTAPSLPAEEYRQRA; from the coding sequence ATGAACGCTGCCGGGATCGATCTGGGCGAAGGCGACGCCGGTTTCGTTCTCGGCACAGGGGAGGTCGCGGTGTTGTTGATCCACGGCCTCACCGGCACCCCGACGGAGTTGCGTCGGGTCGCCGTGGGACTGGCCAAGGCCGGTTGCACGGTGTACGTGCCGACCCTGGCCGGGCACTGTGGCGGCAATGCCGATTTGCAGGCCACCGGCTGGCGCGACTGGTACGAAGGCGTGCGCAAAACCTTCGTCGGCATCCGTCGCCAGCACAGCAAAGTGTTTGTCGGCGGCCTGTCGATGGGTGCGGTGATGTCGATGTACGTGGCGTCCGAGCATCCGGGCCAGGTGGCCGGGTTGCTGATGTATTCCACGACCCTGAAATACGACGGCTGGAGCATCCACAAACTGGCGTTCCTGACGCCGTTGCTGATGAAAATCCCGTTCGGCGTGCACATCTGCAAGTTCGAGGAGAAACCACCCTACGGCATCAAGAATGAACGCCTTCGGGCCATCGTCGAACGGCAGATGAAGGAAGGCCACAGCAGTGAGGCCGGCCTGCTGACCATGGAGGGCGTGACCGTGCGCGAACTGCATCGGATGAACGCCGTGGTGCGCAAACGCATGCCTTCCATCACGGTGCCGGCCCTGGTGCTGCACTCCATCGAGGACGACATCACCAGCCGCTGGAACGCCGACTACGTGGAACGCAAGCTCGGTGGCGAAGTGGTGAAGATCCTGCTGGACGACTGCTATCACATGATCACGGTCGACCTGCAGTACCGACGCGTCGTGGAACTGAGTGTGCAATTCATCCAGAACCACCGCACCGACCTGCCGCTCACCGCTCCCTCCCTGCCGGCCGAGGAATACCGGCAGCGGGCGTGA
- a CDS encoding GNAT family N-acetyltransferase has protein sequence MITAQAFSTIEAIDRDAWNACFPEELEDWAYYRAVEQAGIDGFQWRYLALFEDNHLIAAVVAFTTAYSLDTTLQGTGKRLSQWLRSCWPGLFDIRLYALGSPVAEQCHVGTLPSIDPTRWPDLFARLLKLAREDADQAGIGLLAVKDASHRNPQWLQACREAGLQSMPGLPGAELPITFASVDAYLGTLGKSTRKDLRRTLRGSGPRIEWRRSVDDLLPTMMRLYEATLARSDLTFECLPAAYFRQVLEHLDERAACVLYWVGDELVAFNLVLLDEQRLVDKFFAHDLARTREHKLYMRSWLANVGYCIEHRIPIYACGQAGYASKLRLGCSFVGNTVFFRHRHPVLNQLLRLVKLFIRPDRTDPAMATAISEQQ, from the coding sequence GTGATCACGGCCCAAGCCTTTTCAACCATCGAAGCGATTGATCGCGACGCATGGAATGCCTGCTTTCCCGAGGAGCTCGAAGACTGGGCCTATTATCGCGCCGTTGAACAGGCCGGCATCGACGGCTTCCAGTGGCGCTACCTGGCGCTGTTTGAAGACAACCACCTGATTGCGGCGGTCGTGGCCTTCACGACCGCCTATTCGCTCGACACCACCCTGCAGGGCACCGGCAAACGCTTGAGCCAATGGCTGCGCAGTTGCTGGCCGGGGCTGTTCGACATCCGCCTGTACGCCCTCGGTTCGCCGGTGGCGGAGCAGTGCCACGTCGGCACCCTCCCGTCTATTGATCCGACCCGCTGGCCTGACCTGTTCGCGCGCCTGCTGAAACTGGCTCGCGAGGACGCGGACCAGGCCGGAATCGGCCTGCTGGCCGTCAAGGATGCTTCCCATCGCAACCCGCAATGGCTCCAGGCCTGTCGCGAGGCCGGGTTGCAGAGCATGCCGGGGTTGCCCGGTGCCGAGCTGCCGATCACCTTCGCATCGGTCGACGCCTACCTCGGCACCCTGGGCAAATCCACCCGCAAGGACTTGCGCCGGACCCTGCGTGGTTCGGGCCCGCGCATCGAATGGCGGCGCTCGGTCGACGACCTGCTGCCGACCATGATGCGTCTGTACGAAGCGACCCTGGCCCGCAGCGACCTGACGTTCGAGTGCCTGCCGGCTGCGTACTTTCGCCAGGTGCTGGAACACCTCGACGAACGTGCCGCCTGCGTTTTGTACTGGGTCGGCGATGAGCTGGTAGCGTTCAACCTGGTGCTGCTGGACGAGCAAAGGCTGGTGGACAAGTTTTTTGCCCACGATCTGGCCCGGACCCGCGAGCACAAACTGTACATGCGCAGCTGGCTGGCCAATGTCGGCTACTGTATTGAACACCGCATCCCGATCTACGCGTGCGGCCAGGCCGGTTATGCCAGTAAGCTGCGCCTGGGTTGCTCGTTCGTCGGCAACACCGTGTTTTTCCGCCACCGCCATCCCGTGCTCAATCAACTGCTGCGGCTGGTGAAGTTATTCATCCGCCCGGATCGTACCGACCCGGCCATGGCGACTGCGATAAGCGAACAACAATAA